In Zingiber officinale cultivar Zhangliang chromosome 3A, Zo_v1.1, whole genome shotgun sequence, the DNA window GATTAGTTGCCAATGTAGCTTAGTAAAGAAACTAAATTGAAAGCCAAATCATATGGAGATTCCTAAGTGTAAGCTTTTTTGCCCATTTGAGATGTTTTTATACATGTTTACTTACAATTTGTATGCTAAATTGCACAAAGTAAACTTTGAACAAGTTAGGAACAAGCTTTTTCGAATCAAGCTGCAAGTCGAGTAGACACGAGAGATCTGGGATAGAGCATTAGTTATTTGAAGCTTGCAACTGCGGGTTTAATGGCATCAGATGTGTTGCCAAACAAAAAACATGATAATGGTATCAATATCGTGTTTAAGGTGGACCCCTTTGACGGGGGTTAAAATTTACGAGGTCGGGTGACGTGAAAGTCAAGGTCAAGGTCAAGGGATGGACAACATCATTTAGAACAAGAGTAAGTTTGACCGAACCTCCATGCTAGGCAGACCGCGAGTGTTAAACCAAGGGTATGTCCGATCAGATCCTCCGGTCAGGACAACCTCAAAATCTGAGTTCATAATCAACAATGAAGTATGTAGTCAAGCACCTATTATCCCGACTGAGTGCTCCTGCCGATCAGATGTAGGATCCGATTGGACATACTAGACACTTGGTCAAGTATAATTTGAGTAAAGAGTAAAGAAGTTGAGTGACAATTGTGTCACTAACCAAGCACTTAAACATGAACCGAGAACTCCTCAGGAGTCACAGTTGGTCGGATTATATCGATGATGTGATTAGTTGGTCAAAGTAACTTATGACAAGTCCCACAACCTAATAAATTAATATGTTTGTTTTTGACCTTTTGCGCCACAAAGGACAAGGGATATTCTACAAGCAAATCGCACTTTAGAAATTTTCAGTTTGTCCAATCATAAAGATTTGCGGGTTCATTTTAGGAAAGATATTAAAATCACTTTATGACCTGTCTTTTTTTAAAGTGTTTCGTAATTCAATGTTATAAAAGAGGAGCTAGATAATTGAACAAGGATCGATTCCTGTTAAAATCGGCATAAAATACCTCCAACATAATGGCCTACTCACTTTTCTAATTTACTTCTCTATAGATATCTATGAGATCAGCCGTGCGGGCGCCAGCCGATATTTTGCATAAGGTTACCGAAATTTTAATGTTGCACAAGTTTGAAGTAAAAAATCAGTGAAGTTTCCATTTTCTAAAAGATTATATATTCAATCCTACATAAGGAAAGGATTTGACCTGGAAACTTTGAAGACAGCATTGCTAGTGTCTTCTTCTGATATTTCACATAAGTTGGCTACGTCGtcaaataaaataacaaataatTCCACCATGATTTGCCGCAAATGCTACGTAAACAAGCTAGATAAATAGAAATACTTTAGTGGAAGGGATCAAAACAGAGAAAAAAGAGGGAATTTTCTGGCCTTTAAACTATAAACACTCACCAACTATAAACACTTTAGTGTCTGGAATGCAACCATGCCCACAGATGCTGAGCAACAGCATAAGGACCAGATCACGACCATCTCCATCTTCATTGGCATTGGCATTCTTTTCTTGGTCGCTGTCTGCATCATCTGCAGCAAGCGCCACCACCACATCGCCATCCCACTCGTCATCCCCCACCGGAATCACCAGCACCATCACGGTACACCGCTACCTTCGCATGCTGGACTCAGCAAGGTAGAGATCGCCCTCATCCCCACCTTCACCTACAAAAGCCCCACCACTGCCATGAATTCCTTGGGCTCACCAGCAGTGGTTCCGAACTGTGCAGTGTGTCTGAGCCCTGTGGCGGAGGGGGAGATGGTGAGGCAGTTGCTGGTCTGCAATCATTTGTTTCATGTTGAGTGTGTGGATTTGTGGTTGTTCTCAAACCCAACGTGCCCGCTTTGCCGAACGAATGTGAAAGCCCTAGCGGTGGATTTGACAGAGATGGCAGAGGATCCATCACCTTCGCCGGTGCTCATCCAGAACTCACCAAGTTTAGCTGTTTGAGTTGCTAAGATTGTCTGCTAGTCCAAGATTAGTTGCCAATGTAGCGAAGTAAAGAAACTAAATTGAAAGCCAAATCATATGGAGACTCGCAAGTATTCCGAAGTGCAAGTTTTTGCCCTTTTGAAATGTTTTTATTTATGTTTACTTACATTTTGTATGCTAAATTGCACAAACTAAACTTTGAACAAGATAGGAACAAGCTCTTTAGAATCGAGTTGCAAACAAATGGTATCTTCGTTTAAATTCTTAGCTATTGACTCACAGTGCAGGCCTGACATGAACTTGAAGAGATCCACATCGAAAATGTTTGCCGCGCAAATTAATATCTGGGACAGACTTCTACTTGTATAATCCAAATTGAGCACCTATCAAGAGCTAACAAATATCAAGAGCATAACAGTTCTTTATATGTTGCAGATTTAATGTACAAGTATCTATATGGTTCTATCATAAAGACATCTAGCTGGGTGCTGACCGTCTCCCAAAAGTTCATAAACGAACTATTTTATATGACATAGATGCTATCTTTAAGCAAAGTTAGATCAAATTGTGCACCAAAACATCTTTAAAAACATGTACAAAAGAAGCCATCACTTTGTTCAGGTATGAGGTATATGATCTGTCAGATTAACTTAGAATCGCATAATCAAACGTCTAAAAAGTTGCAAAACTACTAAACCATATAGATAGTAATAACCGTAAATGGATAAAATGAGGCAATTGGATTGGAAGCTTCGTCTCTGCGAGTATTTAAGCAGCTGATGTCACTGATTTTTCAAACCTTTCCTTCAAAAGTTTGATCTCTACTTGAAGTTCCATGATCCGCCTGCACAGAGTCAGAAGTGATGAGGCAGAACGTTCAAGCTTAAGCATCCATTCCTTCTCAAAACTATTAACTATGTTCATTGTGGCACAACGAAGTTCGTTCTGTTTCCCCAAACGTCGCCTCTCCAACTCATTTGTGCTGAGAACCAAACCACCAGAACCGATAACATCCTTGTAGAGAGGCTCTTCGCCCTGTGGGTACTTCTTTCTATATTCTGTAAAAGCTCTACGTGATTCATTCAATGCCCTCCTACAACCAATCATCAAGTTACCTAACAAATAGATCTCTTGCTCATAACGACAAGCCTCCATGCGCCACTTCTGTTGCTCCTCCACCCTTGTCTTCTCCAAGGACTGAATGACCCTATCCTTCTGCTGAAGAATCTCATTCAAATACTGCAACTGTAACTGGGTATTGATGCATGCTTTCTTTTTTTCTGCAGAAAGCAGTATAGCTTTTCCCGCATACAATTGGGTTTGCTCCATGATAGAATCAAATCCTGATGGGGGACTCTCCCAAACTGTGCTGCTCCTCGGCCTTTTTTGTTGATAACTCTGCTCCCTTGCCTGTGTTTCTTCATCctcctcatcttcttcttcgtcgtCTATCTCACAAATCTTTCTTTTTCCATTATCAGCAGAAAAATAAGCTCTATCATTCTCATGGTCTAGAGGCATGGTCTTATGCCCATCACTCATCATCAAAAATACGCCATCTTGATCCACAACCAGGTCAGTTGATGTTAGCCTATCAAATGAACCCATCCTATCCAAGAAATCATATTTTCCTGAGAACTCTTCGCCAAAGTCCTCTTCTTTCCAACCATCCCCATCTCCAATACATAGATTCTCAAACTCCATATTTCTCGTCCCATGTGAATTGCAAAGCTTCAAACAATGTTCTGTACCTCCATTGTTTTCCACCTCTATATGCTGCTTCTTTCCCTCCTTGAACTGTTCAAAGCTATCTGCCATATCAGAATCACCTCCCAGTTCTGAAGATAACACAGGCACACACTTCTCTTCAATGGAAACACCAAAATCATCTGAGCTTCTAGCCCTTGAAGCAGCATACTCAGTGGCATCTTCGGCATCATCGTCTTCTTCCATTTCTACATCCGTGGAGTTCTCAACTTCACACTCAACCTCAGGAGTAGGCTCAATCTTACATTCAGATTCCAAAAACAATCTCGGCTGTTGGTATTTTATCAAGCACTGGAGGTGCGAGGCATAGTGGTAAACCCCTGAGTTGGGGACGTCGAGCAATTCCTTCTCCACAAACATCCACAACAACCCAGCCCAGTCGACCTTGTGCAGCAGCCCTTCCTTCACCATCCGGTGCGCTGTAACAACCTCAGTGGGCCATATGCATGCATCATCCTGGAATTGGAAAAGCAAGAAGACCGACATGAAGTCCACAACGGCGGAAATCGAGTCCTCCCTGGAGAACAAATCGTGGATGTTGTCCTCAGCGCGAGGCTCAGGGCAGCCAGACTTATCCTTCGTGACGGGGAGCATCAGAGCGCGCGCGAGGTCCGGACGGCTGATCGAGACGCGTAGGTCACCGACGAAGCTGCGGCGTTTTGTGGGTTCATAGTTGGCGATGAGGGGTACGAGCAGGTCGGAACGGATGCCGCGGTCCAATGGGAGACGAGCAAAGTCCCAGAGGCCGAGGGCGCGGAAGAGGGTCTCGTGGGCCGCGATATTGAGGGTGGCTAGCGCGTCATCAGGGGAGAAAGGAACTGGGCGGAAAGAGGCGGTGCGTAGCGCCAACTTCTGCTTGGCGGAAGGAGGCTTTTTGTGATTGAAGGAGGAATCGCGGCGGAGCTCCGGCGATCGGGGAGGTGGTGCTGGTGGCTCCTCACGGAGATCGGGGATGACGACGTCGGGGGTTGGGGAAACGGTTGCGTCTTCTTCTGAGGCGGCTTCAGGATCACGCCTTgcttccgccgccgccgccgccgccgccgcgggCGTAAGCGGTGGAGGCGGGCGTGAGTTATCGTGGGGCGAAGAGGGAAGGTCAAGAGGGAGATGTGGGAGGAGCATGGGGTTGGTCGGCTAAGATCGGGCATCCGCCATTGAAGAAGAAGACGAGGGCGAGGGTTTGAGAGCTGCCTTCTGCGTTTTCGTCGTTTCGCATCAcatatcttttccttttatagaaaaTCTTTACAAGCAATTTTTAATTATATCTGATAAAAAGACGTTTTggagtatttttcttttattcctaAAAAGTTGTTTGATCGAGACCCTTCTTTACTAATAAGAAAAAATTGAgaagcattttttttaaaaaaaaaaataattaaggaaacATGACATTAATTCTATAAAAATTGTATAGCTAATTTTGATGCTTAAttataaatacaaaaaaaaataacattgcAAATCTGTTGTAAaagatattaaaaattttgaagtaTAATGAAACTAATTTGTGATAAAATTTAGTATAAAAAAGTTTAGAAAATTAAGATTTATGATGTTGTTTATAaggattatataatttattatgacTTACTTAATATAATTGAATCCTGATTTAGGAATAATACTTTGTAAATTTTTAATGAGTATTAAAATACTAGCTAAATTTATCACTAACATgctaaaaatctaaaaaatgatTGAGTTCTAAAAATGGTAAAAGAATCTACAAAAAAAATTATGACGTGTTATAGTTATTTGAGACTCGTTTATAAATATTAgctaaaaatcaaaagaacaaccttcatcatcatcattattattattttttaaatatcaaaataatacTTCATCTTATTTTTTATTCCAAAAATATAGCAATTTTGACTAAAAGTATTataatgtaaaataaaattaatcttaCTTAATCAAAATCATTGCACATAGAATATTGATATATAAAACATTCTTTTCTTAGTCAAAATTGTTctaatttaatataaattaattaggaaGAATCTCTGATGTTCAAATCAAGCATGTGATTCAAATTTGGTACgcaatttaaattaattaggaAGTAAAATAATGTCAAATTGACACGATTAAGCCTGCGTTTAGTTGGTAAATGGAGCATCATGAATCATTTGATAAGAAGAGAATCATCCAAATTATGGGATATAATAAGGTTTCAAGGAGGCCTGAGGAGAGAAGAAGCTGAGGGAAGGAGAGTAGACCTGATGTGCTAGTTGATCAAGTATTGTAATGTATTGGTTAACCAAACTGACTTGTGACAACCACTAATATTTGGAAGAACTGGATTAGGGCTCGCAATTGATGACAATATCCTT includes these proteins:
- the LOC122050969 gene encoding uncharacterized protein LOC122050969, which produces MLLPHLPLDLPSSPHDNSRPPPPLTPAAAAAAAAEARRDPEAASEEDATVSPTPDVVIPDLREEPPAPPPRSPELRRDSSFNHKKPPSAKQKLALRTASFRPVPFSPDDALATLNIAAHETLFRALGLWDFARLPLDRGIRSDLLVPLIANYEPTKRRSFVGDLRVSISRPDLARALMLPVTKDKSGCPEPRAEDNIHDLFSREDSISAVVDFMSVFLLFQFQDDACIWPTEVVTAHRMVKEGLLHKVDWAGLLWMFVEKELLDVPNSGVYHYASHLQCLIKYQQPRLFLESECKIEPTPEVECEVENSTDVEMEEDDDAEDATEYAASRARSSDDFGVSIEEKCVPVLSSELGGDSDMADSFEQFKEGKKQHIEVENNGGTEHCLKLCNSHGTRNMEFENLCIGDGDGWKEEDFGEEFSGKYDFLDRMGSFDRLTSTDLVVDQDGVFLMMSDGHKTMPLDHENDRAYFSADNGKRKICEIDDEEEDEEDEETQAREQSYQQKRPRSSTVWESPPSGFDSIMEQTQLYAGKAILLSAEKKKACINTQLQLQYLNEILQQKDRVIQSLEKTRVEEQQKWRMEACRYEQEIYLLGNLMIGCRRALNESRRAFTEYRKKYPQGEEPLYKDVIGSGGLVLSTNELERRRLGKQNELRCATMNIVNSFEKEWMLKLERSASSLLTLCRRIMELQVEIKLLKERFEKSVTSAA
- the LOC122053449 gene encoding RING-H2 finger protein ATL70-like, encoding MPTDAEQQHKDQITTISIFIGIGILFLVAVCIICSKRHHHIAIPLVIPHRNHQHHHGTPLPSHAGLSKVEIALIPTFTYKSPTTAMNSLGSPAVVPNCAVCLSPVAEGEMVRQLLVCNHLFHVECVDLWLFSNPTCPLCRTNVKALAVDLTEMAEDPSPSPVLIQNSPSLAV